A window of the Pseudomonas sp. B21_DOA genome harbors these coding sequences:
- a CDS encoding MoxR family ATPase: MTEQIEPGSATHAAQQRQRASQLAQAVRNELNKALIGQEAVVDDVLTALIAGGHVLLEGVPGLGKTLLVRALARCFGGEFARIQFTPDLMPSDITGHAVYDLQTEQFKLRKGPLFTNLLLADEINRAPAKTQAALLEAMQERQVTLEGRALPIAQPFMVLATQNPIEQEGTYPLPEAELDRFMLKVRMDYPDADQELNMVRQVCRSTRADMLDVQPLRTVLQAKDVQALQRIASDLPLDDQVLDYAVRLARSTRTWPGLTLGAGPRASIALVRCARARALLRGGEFVIPDDIKACALAVLRHRVRIAPELDIEGLQVDQVLAQLLDQVPAPRL, encoded by the coding sequence ATGACTGAACAGATCGAGCCCGGCAGCGCGACGCACGCCGCCCAGCAACGCCAGCGTGCCAGCCAGTTGGCGCAGGCGGTACGCAACGAATTGAACAAGGCCTTGATCGGCCAGGAGGCGGTGGTCGACGATGTCCTGACCGCGCTGATTGCCGGCGGCCATGTGCTGCTCGAAGGCGTGCCCGGTCTGGGCAAGACCTTGCTGGTGCGGGCCTTGGCGCGATGCTTCGGCGGCGAGTTTGCGCGCATCCAGTTCACCCCGGATCTGATGCCCAGCGACATCACCGGTCACGCCGTGTACGACCTGCAGACCGAACAGTTCAAGCTGCGCAAAGGCCCGCTGTTCACCAACCTGCTGCTGGCCGATGAGATCAACCGCGCCCCGGCGAAAACCCAGGCAGCGTTGCTCGAAGCCATGCAGGAACGGCAGGTGACACTCGAAGGTCGCGCCCTGCCCATCGCGCAACCGTTCATGGTGCTGGCGACGCAGAACCCGATCGAACAGGAAGGCACTTATCCACTGCCGGAAGCCGAACTCGACCGCTTCATGCTCAAGGTGCGCATGGATTATCCCGACGCCGATCAGGAGTTGAACATGGTCCGTCAGGTCTGTCGTTCGACCCGCGCCGACATGCTCGATGTGCAACCGCTGCGCACGGTGTTGCAGGCCAAGGACGTGCAAGCCTTGCAACGCATTGCGAGTGACTTGCCGCTGGACGATCAGGTCCTCGACTATGCCGTACGCCTGGCGCGCAGTACGCGCACCTGGCCGGGGCTGACCCTCGGCGCCGGACCACGCGCCTCGATTGCACTGGTGCGTTGTGCCCGTGCCCGGGCGTTATTGCGCGGCGGCGAGTTTGTCATTCCGGATGACATCAAAGCCTGCGCGCTGGCGGTGCTGCGCCATCGCGTGCGCATCGCGCCGGAGCTGGACATCGAAGGCCTGCAGGTCGATCAGGTGCTTGCGCAATTGCTCGACCAAGTGCCGGCGCCGCGCCTGTGA